A DNA window from Vespula vulgaris chromosome 18, iyVesVulg1.1, whole genome shotgun sequence contains the following coding sequences:
- the LOC127070382 gene encoding LIM domain only protein 3-like isoform X2: MMMDVSKNEPSSKNGATQQECAGCGKTITERYLLKALDLYWHEDCLKCGCCDCRLGEVGSTLYTKANLILCKRDYLRLFGNTGYCAACNKVIPAFEMVMRARTNVYHLECFSCQECDHKFCVGDQFYLYENKILCEYHYKERVYFANMPHPPPNDTLAHIKRQVTHLQPQTVPAGGPPRQANGETAHNHNGYPAPATSSAHNVLNPMNNLNGINAQAPYDAK, from the exons atgATGATGGACGTGAGCAAGAACGAACCGAGTAGTAAAAACGGGGCGACTCAGCAAGAATGTGCCGGTTGCGGCAAGACCATCACGGAAAG GTATTTGTTGAAAGCCTTGGACCTCTACTGGCACGAAGACTGTTTGAAATGTGGTTGCTGCGATTGCAGACTAGGAGAGGTCGGTTCCACGCTCTACACAAAGGCCAATCTAATTCTCTGCAAAAGAGATTACTTGAG GCTCTTCGGAAACACCGGCTACTGTGCGGCGTGTAACAAAGTCATACCGGCGTTCGAGATGGTAATGAGAGCAAGAACTAACGTCTATCATCTGGAATGTTTTTCCTGTCAAGAATGCGATCACAA ATTTTGCGTCGGCGATCAGTTTTATCTCTACGAGAATAAGATTCTCTGCGAGTATCATTACAAGGAGAGAGTATATTTCGCCAACATGCCGCATCCTCCGCCGAACGATACTTTAGCGCATATTAAAAGACAGGTCACGCATCTTCAACCTCAa aCGGTACCTGCCGGAGGTCCTCCGAGACAGGCGAATGGGGAAACAGCCCATAACCACAATGGATATCCAGCACCAGCTACATCGAGCGCTCACAACGTTCTGAACCccatgaataatttaaatggtATCAATGCGCAAGCACCGTACGATGCCAAATGA
- the LOC127070382 gene encoding LIM domain only protein 3-like isoform X1, giving the protein MCIDGEDRRLDLRRRIGDKKMMMDVSKNEPSSKNGATQQECAGCGKTITERYLLKALDLYWHEDCLKCGCCDCRLGEVGSTLYTKANLILCKRDYLRLFGNTGYCAACNKVIPAFEMVMRARTNVYHLECFSCQECDHKFCVGDQFYLYENKILCEYHYKERVYFANMPHPPPNDTLAHIKRQVTHLQPQTVPAGGPPRQANGETAHNHNGYPAPATSSAHNVLNPMNNLNGINAQAPYDAK; this is encoded by the exons tCGATTAGATCTCCGACGGCGAatcggagataaaaagatgATGATGGACGTGAGCAAGAACGAACCGAGTAGTAAAAACGGGGCGACTCAGCAAGAATGTGCCGGTTGCGGCAAGACCATCACGGAAAG GTATTTGTTGAAAGCCTTGGACCTCTACTGGCACGAAGACTGTTTGAAATGTGGTTGCTGCGATTGCAGACTAGGAGAGGTCGGTTCCACGCTCTACACAAAGGCCAATCTAATTCTCTGCAAAAGAGATTACTTGAG GCTCTTCGGAAACACCGGCTACTGTGCGGCGTGTAACAAAGTCATACCGGCGTTCGAGATGGTAATGAGAGCAAGAACTAACGTCTATCATCTGGAATGTTTTTCCTGTCAAGAATGCGATCACAA ATTTTGCGTCGGCGATCAGTTTTATCTCTACGAGAATAAGATTCTCTGCGAGTATCATTACAAGGAGAGAGTATATTTCGCCAACATGCCGCATCCTCCGCCGAACGATACTTTAGCGCATATTAAAAGACAGGTCACGCATCTTCAACCTCAa aCGGTACCTGCCGGAGGTCCTCCGAGACAGGCGAATGGGGAAACAGCCCATAACCACAATGGATATCCAGCACCAGCTACATCGAGCGCTCACAACGTTCTGAACCccatgaataatttaaatggtATCAATGCGCAAGCACCGTACGATGCCAAATGA
- the LOC127070382 gene encoding uncharacterized protein LOC127070382 isoform X3, translating to MCIDGEDRRLDLRRRIGDKKMMMDVSKNEPSSKNGATQQECAGCGKTITERYLLKALDLYWHEDCLKCGCCDCRLGEVGSTLYTKANLILCKRDYLRFCVGDQFYLYENKILCEYHYKERVYFANMPHPPPNDTLAHIKRQVTHLQPQTVPAGGPPRQANGETAHNHNGYPAPATSSAHNVLNPMNNLNGINAQAPYDAK from the exons tCGATTAGATCTCCGACGGCGAatcggagataaaaagatgATGATGGACGTGAGCAAGAACGAACCGAGTAGTAAAAACGGGGCGACTCAGCAAGAATGTGCCGGTTGCGGCAAGACCATCACGGAAAG GTATTTGTTGAAAGCCTTGGACCTCTACTGGCACGAAGACTGTTTGAAATGTGGTTGCTGCGATTGCAGACTAGGAGAGGTCGGTTCCACGCTCTACACAAAGGCCAATCTAATTCTCTGCAAAAGAGATTACTTGAG ATTTTGCGTCGGCGATCAGTTTTATCTCTACGAGAATAAGATTCTCTGCGAGTATCATTACAAGGAGAGAGTATATTTCGCCAACATGCCGCATCCTCCGCCGAACGATACTTTAGCGCATATTAAAAGACAGGTCACGCATCTTCAACCTCAa aCGGTACCTGCCGGAGGTCCTCCGAGACAGGCGAATGGGGAAACAGCCCATAACCACAATGGATATCCAGCACCAGCTACATCGAGCGCTCACAACGTTCTGAACCccatgaataatttaaatggtATCAATGCGCAAGCACCGTACGATGCCAAATGA